The sequence AGAAATCTGAACTACACTGCCAGCGAACGATATCCTTGTCTAGCACTTGCATTCATTGCTGAAGGGTTTGCACTGGAGATCCTATATAAAGCAGTCCATCACGGCCTTCGACACAGAGAGGAAGGAGTTCGATCTCGGCCGCTCTAGAACTCACCCTATTGGCGGGAGTCTTTCCAGTTTTTTTCGCAGGACTGTATTCATCTTCCTCCTCGGAGCCCGACTGTTTCCTTTTCCTCCCTCGGCCTTTACCTGAGAAACAAGCAGGCAGCCAATCAGCGCACTCGGACACGCACACACCTGCTCTTAGGGAACGTGTTTTCCGAAGAAGACATGCCAATTCCTTCATATGGTTAAAGGGAGTTCAACTCTCGATATTAGCTGAAGGACACTGTATATTGGTAGGGATTGGTTTCTGCACAGCCACCAGGTATAAAAGTATATAAACTCCCATATGGCAAAAAGTTATTCGATTTCAACTTTAAGAAAGCCTTCAATTGTTAAGGTATTCCTATATATGAAATCTTTATTATATCACAACCATCTCAATCGGCAAACGAGATGCAGTAAACACATATTCCACCAGGTGCCAGAGACCTTGGCTCACTCAAAGTCAGTGCCGTACCTTTGGGCGCAGCAGGCTTCTTTGGCACGCTGACCTCTGAGTCCGAATCCCAGGTCAGCGTCTCAACCTTCTTGGGCTTTGGAGTTTTTTTAGGTTTAGGAGGTCCATCTGAAGGCTTCTTGGCTgcgaaacaaaacaaagaatgcaTTTCAGCTGGCTTAATATTCTGGTATTGGGCACCAAACCTGCTGTTGATGAACTCATGCTATGACATGAGTTAGAAAACAGTGTAGTGCTGCTTTGCTACATATTTCTTTAATGTGAATAATTTTATCAGTtaattatgtatgtatctaacctcaaaactttttttaactGAACTGGTAGGGGGATGGAATTGCTGAACTGAGCTAATCGATATTTGTGGGCGTAAACAGATGTATAGATACAGAAGAGGAGGCCTTACAGGGAGAAGCAGTTCTGCACACAGACCTGACAATCGGTTAGTCAGGATTACCTTTCTTTGCTGGAGCGGGCTTTTCAAAGGCCGTGGGGCTGGATATCGACGAAAAGATGGGAGCGCTCTCCTCCTCGTCACTGTCAAACTTCAGTGCATCTGAGGGAGAGGAACAATGCCTTTGAGACAACAGATCACAAACTCAGAGGACACACGTCAAAGAAAAGACATCAGGCGACTTACCGCTGTCATTACTTTTTTCAGAGTATTTTGTGGAGAAAATACTCTCTGGTTCCGGTTTTTTCTTTGCTGGTGAAGGGgatctatttaaaaaataaaaaagtcgtTATTACTCTATAGACATCTTCCATAATCAGACTATCTACATGCTGTGTAAGAGATCCACCACAGGTGTGACAAAAAGAGATGCACAGAAGGCAGCATATTAGCATTTCTCACAAAATCACTTCACTCCGTCAGCTCGACGCTATGCAGAGATGTTCACTGGGCTCCACTCAAACGCAGTCATACAGAATTTAAATACCGCAGATCAAAGAGAACAATTCAAACACTCACTCTGCTAAAGGCATGGATTTAGCCGAAGGGAAGTCGTCATCCTCATCTCTCTCCCTTGTGACGCAGGAGACGTCTTTGTAACTCCTGATCGGCGGTGAAATGGCTCTGATATCGtcgtcatcctcctcctccggatcctcctcttcctcagagAAATCAAAGGTATATTTGGGCTTCCCGGCTACGAAGAATAGCAGAGCATGGAGAGAGTTAAACCATGAATAGGGACACGGGAGGACAGAGCTCATACTGTTAAAGTAAAACATGCAGAGTACAACCCCAGTGCCTGCATTGCTGTGCTGAACATACACCCAGAGAGCTGCTGTTGTCTGTTGTGGTCAGCAAGCCTCAATTCTTTCCCATGTCCTCAatactaaccctaaccctacagcGTATTGCAAAGCGAGAGAAACCTGATGATCGCTGTGACTTGGTGTCGCGTGGGATGACCACGGGTTCGGTCTCCTCTAGGTCACTGTCCGATTTGGACTCGTCCTCTGACCACGGGTTCCTCTTCTTCACTTTTTTGGCAGTTCCTTTGACTGATGGTGCTCTCTTTGCTCTAGGAGTGCCTGCAAgaaacagcagatcaggcattCTTGAGAAGCGGGACAAAACAGATTTTTTGTTCactatttctttttttcatgtaaGGTAAATGATAAACAGATTTTTTGAAAGACCAGACTATGAGCTACCAATTGAGCATAAGGAACAACCTCCTGacttttgaatgtgtgtgtgtgaaattgagGACCAATATTTGGTCAACTCCGTCAGACACTATCAAACTAAATTTTGATTCTGATATAAACAACCCAAGAGAAGTTTGATTCATTATTTGATTATAGTTAATGTTTGGAAATATGATAagtgtgttatatatatttctttttataCCTATAGTTATATTAAATCCTCCATCACCAACTGGTGTTCAAAACCTACTCTCTTTTTAAGATaaatgacacacacaaaaaaaacactttaaaaacaaaggaaaagcaCTGGGTGTgttaagtattttgtatatcaaCCCTGTTTCTGGGAAAAATCTTAATGTATTTTCCATATTATTAATTTACCAAACTGACGGAGTTGATATCTGTCCAACAGAGTTCACATCAGAGCACATGAACAAGCCATCCAACCATGCACATAACTTTTCTactcattcaaattaaacttTCAATGCTAAGTACTTTAATTGATTCAAGAAAAGTCTGCAACTTATAACTTCGAATTTCGTCATTTTATTGATCAAAACATTTGATCCTAATAACTGCAGAATGAGAACTAGATAAGAATTAAATGTATCATTACTCTTCAGGGTACAGTATGTATatcaaatattgttttcatgCACAAAGGGTGTTCTAACATTAAGACTTTATATGAATAATGTAAATTATTCTTATTCCCTTCTATTACATGCTTTGTAAGTAACCTTTTTGCTGATAAGTTGATTATTAGAGGAAACTAATGTGTTAGTCAACTGAAATCTGAAGGTGTTGACATCACCACATTAAAGCAGAACAGGGAGCAACCATTTAAATTGTTTCCAGTCTACTAATTGGTACTACAGCCTAatcaaaaaaacacattttgttcatAAATCAATATCAAATCTTAACGGTTATGGCTGACATAGTTGACAGCTTATGGTTGGGACCATGATGAAATCAGTATATTTTTTtgaaatcaaaatatttaaCTCTTATAAGACCACCTGCAGTTCTTTTGCACTCAAAGGCAACAGGATGTGTGAATGGGGTGCTCAGAACGATCCtgatgtataacttttttattttgtttgtttgttgacaCAAACCCTGTACACTTTTTGTTGGAGGCCTTAATTGAGCAGAAATTAGACTGTCACACATTACTATGGCCATGTTTTTAACAAACCAAAGTTTCAGTAATTCATACTTTTTGAGAGATTTTACAATCTGtaaccctttttttaaataccttgATTTGTGGTCTGTTGTGTTGTGCAGGGGATTTCTTGGGAGACAAGTTTGATAGGGAAAAATTGTAAAATACTTCCATAACCTGATCAGTTGTAAGCATATATGCATGTCACTTAGAGTAAAGACTTGATCACATTTTCCAATTTCTAATaacatttttactttaaaaaacatatgGTATGGCTGGACATGTTTTGTCCCAAATCTTAAGAACGCCTGAGatacatacatgtttttttattaacgATGTCCATTTCTCTATAAACGCCTTTTAAAAAGTTCTACACCAAAATTAAAtgtgggaaaaaaacacatccTCTACACCCTCTTCTAGAGCTTCAGGTTTTGCTCTCGACTCATGTGATTGAATTTCACGAGGGTGGGATGGACTGCAATGAGGCCAAACTGCTCCTTTCAAGAAATGCTCACCtggttcttttttttctttcttcacacGAGGAGCTTTCACTTTGACCGCCGACTCAATTTTGATCGAATTCTCTCCCGTGGTTTCCTCTGCCATCACTCCCAGGTCATCGTCGAACTCCATCTTCACAGCTATATCCGCATCACCCTGCACAGAGGCACACAGATCAACTCCATCACACTGCATGTGGCAAAACAGATTATACAAGAAGTATTCACTGAAGTGCGTATTATAGAGGCTATCATTTGACAGCACATTATAGAGCACAAcctacctttttcttttttgtcatcTTCTTGGAAGCATCTGCTTTCATCGCCTGAGTGATCTGAGGCACAACCCTGCGGCCATAAGGTGAGGGCAGCGTCTCCTCCAGATGAAATTTCTTCACCTTCGGCTTGCCTACTTTGCCTTTCACCATCTTGGTAGATTTTCCAGACATCAGGTCCTCCTTTTCTTGAGCTTCCACCCTCTGACAAACATAGGAGAAGGGAGAACAGCCGGTTATGCATCACAGTTCATGAACAGAAGGAAGGAGAAGTCATTTCAGCTGCTCATCTTCTAGAGACAAGTGTTGGTATGCTAAACATGAGTTACCTGAATCTCCAGGGTTTCTTAACCAATCCGCCATGCAGGAAGTGTATCCATCATAACGGTTGAACAAAGCAGATGCGTTTGTTTTAGGGAGAGGGAAACGCACTGTGTGAACGGATGGCACTTACGTCAAGCTCCTCTATGAACACCGCCAGGTCTTCTTTCCACAGATCCTCTGAGGATTTTCTTTGGAGGTCTTGTAGTTCACCTTTCTACAACAGAAATGAAATATGAAATCTAACCAACTCATGCTAATTGATCTGACAGTTTTGGAGTGGTCAACCAAAATCAAAACTGAAACACAATCTGTTGGTCAATGCCAAAGCACGGTTTGGATCATGCTCCATATTTATTATTGCAACGCCACAGCTGAACAagtgatatacaccgatcagccataacattatgaccactgacaggtgaagtgaataacactgataatctcgttatcatggcacctgtcagtgggtgggatatattaggcagcaagtgaacatttgatgtgttagaagcaggaaaaatgggcaagcgtaaggatctgagcgactttgacaagggccaaattgtgatggctagacgactgagtcagagcatctccaaaactgcagctcttgtggggtgttcccggtctgcagtggtcagtacctatcaaaagtggtccaaggaaggaaaagcggtgaaccggcgacagggtcatgggcagccaaagctcactgatgcacgtggggagcgaaggctggcccgtgtggtccgatccaacagacgagctactgtagctcaaattgctgaaaaagtgaatgctggttctgatagaaaggtgtcagaacacgcagtgcatcgcagtttgttgcgtatggggctgcgtagccacagaccagtcagggtgcccatgctgacccctgtccactgccgaaagcgcctacaatggacacgtgagcatcagaactgggcCACGGAGCAATGgtagaaggtggcctggtctgatgaatcacgaattcaaggtgttgacttggcctccaaattccccagatctcaatccaatcgagcatctgtgggatgtgctggacaaacaagtgtGATCCATgaaggccccaccttgcaacttacaggacttaaaggatctgctgctaacggcttggtgccagataccacagcacaccttcagaggtctagtggagtccatgccttgacgggtcagtgctgttttggtggcaaaagggggacctacacaatattaggcaggtggtcataatgttatggctgatcagtgtacaaCAATTcaaggttgttgtttttctcctaaTTGTGGAAAAGTTAAATCCAGAGAACTGTGATGTCCTATATCATTTTCACTGCACACCATCtatgataacacacaataacaaggcAACAGAAAGCTGTACCTTAGCATCCCTCTGCTTTAGGAGATCTTCCACTTTCTCTTTAGTCAGGCACCACAACGGCATGCCGAGGATATAATTGAAATTAGGGCCGGTGGACGAGCCAGAGTCGATGGAGCTGGTATCGTCGTCTTCATCCGCAACATCCTCTTCCAGCAACTGCTCAATCACAAACAAGAACAGAAAGCAGACAGTAAAGCAGCTGCTTTACGTGCTCTTTTACTGACAATAAATGTACGACTACTAAGAATAATCATTATAGCAATAATAAAAGCAAACCTTTTCTTGAGCCTTGTTCCAGGCCGCTACAGGATCAGATTCGTACCCCCTCTGGACAAGCAATCGGATCAGATCTCGCTTTGATTTATTCTCTAAAAAATACAGGATACACTGATTAACaatagagagaaaaataaacagattcTAATATACACTGCATGGAATTAAAGAGTAATGTGCTGCCTAAAAGAGTGACACTTACTATGAAACTTCAAACCACTTCACATTAAAGAGCGATcaacatacaattaaaatgtgacAAATAGTAAAGCAGACTGCAATGTATATTTCTATTTACTTTCTAAAACACATCATTTAATTGGTCTGGTATCTGTTTTTATGCTGCCCTTAGGTTGTGTTTGGACAGGAAGTATATGTGAaggaaatatatttcaaaatgtatggTCATTGATGCAAAATAAATCCGTATTTACCAATAGATATTTTCCCCTCGATCTTCTCCAGGACAAAGCGCGCCTGATTGGACAGTTTGGCAGACTCTGCACCCAGCATTCCCACCAGCCAGTCTTTCCGCAGTTTATAGTAATGTAACCGAAGCTCAAAGAATTCCTTCAGGATGTCCTGCACCGTCTCATACTTCTTCATACAGCCCATGTGGTCAAAGAGGACCTGTCaggcaaacagaaaacaatgacAGCTCATATTGTTGGAGTGTTTTCCATTTTAGTGCAATaggattattgttattctttcaAATAACAGAGACAGgcatgaaaatacaatatatttagtCTTTTTTGGGGTCTTTAAATCAATGCAAATCCTATAAATCATTCACAGTCTGCAAGAAATGAAACGCTGATGAAGACTAATAGGccacaatgtttatttttccccaAACTGCTTTAGACTTGGGATATTTATGAAAACTATGCACACTTCTAAAGATATAAATTGATAAtgcttatttaaagaaaaagtgtATTCTTATTGAGGGTGGATTTTATTTGGGGATTTTTTTAGAGTTAAAAGCACTTGCCATGGAGTTGCAGGTTAGACTGGACTGAAGCTTGAAGACTTTGTGCAGTCCGGCGGCCTCTGCTTGCATCAGTTTGTCCTCTGTCATTCTCACCACAAATTTAACCGTGGCATCAGTGTGATACTCCTTATAGTCGGTAATCAAAGCAGGAGTCTTTTCTGTGCCTGTAAGCATTGGCTCAAGCACCTGCTCTTTGTAAGCCTAAGAACAGGAACAAAAATATTATCAGAAAATAAatagtataatatatattagatCCTGCCAAAGTCTGAAATGAACAATTTGAATTACAAGTTTTTAACAGCCATttggacagaaaacaggaaaaaagggaACATACCTGTGTCCACGTCCTGACTGGCAGTTCAGTGATCTCAACTGTGTTCTTGTCCAGGACAGAGATCTCGCCACTCACCATGTACTGGTTCTGACCCAGCTCATCAATGGTACCTTTGAAGTTCTTGTAACTCGGAAGCTGTTAAAGGCAAAGTATTTGACATTAAAGTCACAATTTACAATGTAAAAACGAACAATAAACTACATCATAAACTACATTTCACTGGTTGACAATTTGATACTGTCACAGTGATACGACCCATTTATTGCTTGTTAAGGAGAAAGATGGTAATGATATTAAGACGTTACCATGGGCAGTGGATCCTGGTGACTGAGCATTCGATTGATGTTGTTCACAATCTCTCGGGGGTCATAATTTGGGATTTTGCAAGCCCATCCTGTTCCGATACCTTCTGCTCCGTTTACCAGAACCATTGGGATGATGGGAATGTACCACTCTGGCTCAACCTTCTGGTTATCATCATATAAGAACTTTAGCAAGTTAGAATCCACTGCTGGAAACAGCAACTTTGCCAAAGGACTGCGtggagggaaaaaatatatatataataaacaccCACAGCACTGTTAAAGTCTAAAGACCCGTGTTTTGAATGAGCAACCAATTATTCTGGAATCTTGCCTCTATGAAGATGAAGAACCACTTTCCTGTTTTGAAACCAGCATCTCTGCTGCAGAATCACTTACAGGCATTTCCTATTCTACATGATATCCTGTTCAATAAAGCATATCTTTCATGTCTTCCTTTGAAAAGAGATGATACTAATTGAGTCAGAAAGACAAAACTACTACAAAACTGTCCGACTGATTAAATACTCAAATCTTTTTCACCTTAGCAATGTGAAGATATAACGGGGACTGGCAGCATCCTTGCCCCCATTGATTCTGGTACCGAACTGGCCGAGGGGCTGCAGGATGTTCACATTGTTGCTCCCGACGAAGTTTTGGGCCAAGTTCACAATGGTCATCATCAGAGCTTGCTGTGTTtaaaatcacacacaaaaaacacaaataaatctgTCTGTCCATATCCAGGGCATCATTTTATATTCAAAATGAAGGAAGCAACATCACATTATACCCACCTCACCGTGATGATACGCCGACATCTCAGCCACTGACCCAGCCAGCTGAGCAACCTTCACCTCTCGCTTGTCATTTCTCTTCATGCAAGTAAACAGAACCTTCCTCTGACCAGGTTTCAAgcctttaattaataaataaataaataaataaataaaactatgtAATCAGCACTTTCTCTGTAAGGGGGTGGACTACTCTTTATGTCCTGCATCACAGCCATAAAATGGATGAACTGGAAAATATTTTTGTTGAATTTCATCAGTTTTAGATACCGTAGTCATTTAACTTTTCTATACGttactttaaaaaaagtgtGTTATTATTTAACTTCAAATCACCCTGATGGCCACAGAAACAAAACCAATATCACCTACCATCAACAAGGGAAGGAATGGACCGCTCGTTGTCGGAGTTTGAAAACAGAATCAGTTCTTTGTTGATGAAGTCGTTGTAGGTCAGGTGCTTTGTTTGTGTGCCATACAGATATTGCTAAAAAGACGCAAAGAAGCATGTTAATATATACATAGTGACAAAGCACGGGGTGTTGTAACACACCCCTGGCAGCTCAGACAGGAGACACACAGCTGCAGAAAATAACAGCGTCCATCCTATAAAAAAGGCAGTGACCCTGCAACTGAATTGCAAAGTACCTCAAGGGAAACTCAAGGAGGGAGACTAGGAGAGGTTTAGAGCTATGAGAGTGAGCGAGTTAAGAAGCAACTGATGTTTTTCTGATTGCTGACCACCTGGCACTTGAATTTTTGACTCTTTTGGGGAACCCCCTTACTGGAAATGGAACCTGGACCGGACAACAACCACAAAGCCAGCCGTCACAGCATTCAATTGTGAAGAATGCCAGACTGCATCCAGGTATTTACATCACCATCTATAAGTGCAGAcatcttaaaaataattattctcATAACCTTACATTAACAGTGTCATTACTCCATACTCAACATCCAAAACACAAGTATTATAACCAGTCACAACCACTTCGGTTTGTGGTTTGAAGGGGTTTCTGATTCTCTAGCACTGACCTCTGGTAAGCCATGTAGCCTCCTTTGCCGTCTGTCTTCCATGAAATTTGTGAGCCACTCTTTCCTGTCGTCAGTTTTCTTTTTACTAAATGCCTGTAATGCCACAGTATaagaacaattaataataaaggtCATCATTTAAATGCAGTACAGAAAGCCCAGTACACATGTAATTCCTATTTAACCTGTCTCAGTAATTCACAGGTTAGAGCACTACAGAACACACACATAGGTAAATCAAATCACTGCTTCAGTGACACGTTGCATTTACAGGAAAGTTCATGTCATTTTAGCATCATTGGAATGAATGCAAAAATGCTACAGAATGTGTGCTGGAGAATCATATGGATCCCATGGACAAAAATCAAGCA is a genomic window of Amia ocellicauda isolate fAmiCal2 chromosome 10, fAmiCal2.hap1, whole genome shotgun sequence containing:
- the top2b gene encoding DNA topoisomerase 2-beta isoform X2 encodes the protein MSNGGAGSGGLTWVTLFDKNNAAKKEEANAKGDGAKSEVSKKESSKKMSVERVYQKKTQLEHILLRPDTYIGSVEPVTQQMWVFDEDIGMNLREITYVPGLYKIFDEILVNAADNKQRDKNMSSIKITIDPEANLISIWNNGKGIPVVEHKDEKMYVPALIFGQLLTSSNYDDEEKKVTGGRNGYGAKLCNIFSTKFTVETACKEYKHSFKQTWMNNMTKTSDPKIKSFDGDDFTCITFQPDLAKFKMDKLDKDIVALLTRRAYDIAGSCRGVKVLLNGKKLPVNGFRSYVDLYVKDKLDETGVALKVVNESVNERWEVCLTMSEKGFQQISFVNSIATTKGGRHIDYVVDQIVAKLIEVVKKKNKAGVSVKPFQVKNHIWVFVNALIENPTFDSQTKENMTLQTKNFGSKCVLSEKFIRAATNCGVVESILNWVKFKAQTQLNKKCSSVKYSKIKGIPKLDDANDAGGKHSSDCTLILTEGDSAKSLAVSGLGVIGRDRYGVFPLRGKILNVREASHKQIMENAEINNIIKIVGLQYKKSYDDAESLRTLRYGKIMIMTDQDQDGSHIKGLLINFFHHNWPSLLRHSFLEEFITPIVKVHKNKQEFAFYSIPEFDEWKKQTENYKTWHIKYYKGLGTSTSKEAKEYFADMERHRIMFRYAGSEDDAAITLAFSKKKTDDRKEWLTNFMEDRRQRRLHGLPEQYLYGTQTKHLTYNDFINKELILFSNSDNERSIPSLVDGLKPGQRKVLFTCMKRNDKREVKVAQLAGSVAEMSAYHHGEQALMMTIVNLAQNFVGSNNVNILQPLGQFGTRINGGKDAASPRYIFTLLSPLAKLLFPAVDSNLLKFLYDDNQKVEPEWYIPIIPMVLVNGAEGIGTGWACKIPNYDPREIVNNINRMLSHQDPLPMLPSYKNFKGTIDELGQNQYMVSGEISVLDKNTVEITELPVRTWTQAYKEQVLEPMLTGTEKTPALITDYKEYHTDATVKFVVRMTEDKLMQAEAAGLHKVFKLQSSLTCNSMVLFDHMGCMKKYETVQDILKEFFELRLHYYKLRKDWLVGMLGAESAKLSNQARFVLEKIEGKISIENKSKRDLIRLLVQRGYESDPVAAWNKAQEKLLEEDVADEDDDTSSIDSGSSTGPNFNYILGMPLWCLTKEKVEDLLKQRDAKKGELQDLQRKSSEDLWKEDLAVFIEELDRVEAQEKEDLMSGKSTKMVKGKVGKPKVKKFHLEETLPSPYGRRVVPQITQAMKADASKKMTKKKKGDADIAVKMEFDDDLGVMAEETTGENSIKIESAVKVKAPRVKKEKKEPGTPRAKRAPSVKGTAKKVKKRNPWSEDESKSDSDLEETEPVVIPRDTKSQRSSAGKPKYTFDFSEEEEDPEEEDDDDIRAISPPIRSYKDVSCVTRERDEDDDFPSAKSMPLAESPSPAKKKPEPESIFSTKYSEKSNDSDALKFDSDEEESAPIFSSISSPTAFEKPAPAKKAKKPSDGPPKPKKTPKPKKVETLTWDSDSEVSVPKKPAAPKGKGRGRKRKQSGSEEEDEYSPAKKTGKTPANRKSKKAASEEEDFDTNNFGRSDTASRERPGRAKKEVKYFAESDEDDEDAFEMF
- the top2b gene encoding DNA topoisomerase 2-beta isoform X1; translation: MSNGGAGSGGLTWVTLFDKNNAAKKEEANAKGDGAKSEVSKKESSKKMSVERVYQKKTQLEHILLRPDTYIGSVEPVTQQMWVFDEDIGMNLREITYVPGLYKIFDEILVNAADNKQRDKNMSSIKITIDPEANLISIWNNGKGIPVVEHKDEKMYVPALIFGQLLTSSNYDDEEKKVTGGRNGYGAKLCNIFSTKFTVETACKEYKHSFKQTWMNNMTKTSDPKIKSFDGDDFTCITFQPDLAKFKMDKLDKDIVALLTRRAYDIAGSCRGVKVLLNGKKLPVNGFRSYVDLYVKDKLDETGVALKVVNESVNERWEVCLTMSEKGFQQISFVNSIATTKGGRHIDYVVDQIVAKLIEVVKKKNKAGVSVKPFQVKNHIWVFVNALIENPTFDSQTKENMTLQTKNFGSKCVLSEKFIRAATNCGVVESILNWVKFKAQTQLNKKCSSVKYSKIKGIPKLDDANDAGGKHSSDCTLILTEGDSAKSLAVSGLGVIGRDRYGVFPLRGKILNVREASHKQIMENAEINNIIKIVGLQYKKSYDDAESLRTLRYGKIMIMTDQDQDGSHIKGLLINFFHHNWPSLLRHSFLEEFITPIVKVHKNKQEFAFYSIPEFDEWKKQTENYKTWHIKYYKGLGTSTSKEAKEYFADMERHRIMFRYAGSEDDAAITLAFSKKKTDDRKEWLTNFMEDRRQRRLHGLPEQYLYGTQTKHLTYNDFINKELILFSNSDNERSIPSLVDGLKPGQRKVLFTCMKRNDKREVKVAQLAGSVAEMSAYHHGEQALMMTIVNLAQNFVGSNNVNILQPLGQFGTRINGGKDAASPRYIFTLLSPLAKLLFPAVDSNLLKFLYDDNQKVEPEWYIPIIPMVLVNGAEGIGTGWACKIPNYDPREIVNNINRMLSHQDPLPMLPSYKNFKGTIDELGQNQYMVSGEISVLDKNTVEITELPVRTWTQAYKEQVLEPMLTGTEKTPALITDYKEYHTDATVKFVVRMTEDKLMQAEAAGLHKVFKLQSSLTCNSMVLFDHMGCMKKYETVQDILKEFFELRLHYYKLRKDWLVGMLGAESAKLSNQARFVLEKIEGKISIENKSKRDLIRLLVQRGYESDPVAAWNKAQEKLLEEDVADEDDDTSSIDSGSSTGPNFNYILGMPLWCLTKEKVEDLLKQRDAKKGELQDLQRKSSEDLWKEDLAVFIEELDRVEAQEKEDLMSGKSTKMVKGKVGKPKVKKFHLEETLPSPYGRRVVPQITQAMKADASKKMTKKKKGDADIAVKMEFDDDLGVMAEETTGENSIKIESAVKVKAPRVKKEKKEPEIPCTTQQTTNQGTPRAKRAPSVKGTAKKVKKRNPWSEDESKSDSDLEETEPVVIPRDTKSQRSSAGKPKYTFDFSEEEEDPEEEDDDDIRAISPPIRSYKDVSCVTRERDEDDDFPSAKSMPLAESPSPAKKKPEPESIFSTKYSEKSNDSDALKFDSDEEESAPIFSSISSPTAFEKPAPAKKAKKPSDGPPKPKKTPKPKKVETLTWDSDSEVSVPKKPAAPKGKGRGRKRKQSGSEEEDEYSPAKKTGKTPANRKSKKAASEEEDFDTNNFGRSDTASRERPGRAKKEVKYFAESDEDDEDAFEMF
- the top2b gene encoding DNA topoisomerase 2-beta isoform X3 gives rise to the protein MSNGGAGSGGLTWVTLFDKNNAAKKEEANAKGDGAKSEVSKKESSKKMSVERVYQKKTQLEHILLRPDTYIGSVEPVTQQMWVFDEDIGMNLREITYVPGLYKIFDEILVNAADNKQRDKNMSSIKITIDPEANLISIWNNGKGIPVVEHKDEKMYVPALIFGQLLTSSNYDDEEKKVTGGRNGYGAKLCNIFSTKFTVETACKEYKHSFKQTWMNNMTKTSDPKIKSFDGDDFTCITFQPDLAKFKMDKLDKDIVALLTRRAYDIAGSCRGVKVLLNGKKLPVNGFRSYVDLYVKDKLDETGVALKVVNESVNERWEVCLTMSEKGFQQISFVNSIATTKGGRHIDYVVDQIVAKLIEVVKKKNKAGVSVKPFQVKNHIWVFVNALIENPTFDSQTKENMTLQTKNFGSKCVLSEKFIRAATNCGVVESILNWVKFKAQTQLNKKCSSVKYSKIKGIPKLDDANDAGGKHSSDCTLILTEGDSAKSLAVSGLGVIGRDRYGVFPLRGKILNVREASHKQIMENAEINNIIKIVGLQYKKSYDDAESLRTLRYGKIMIMTDQDQDGSHIKGLLINFFHHNWPSLLRHSFLEEFITPIVKVHKNKQEFAFYSIPEFDEWKKQTENYKTWHIKYYKGLGTSTSKEAKEYFADMERHRIMFRYAGSEDDAAITLAFSKKKTDDRKEWLTNFMEDRRQRRLHGLPEQYLYGTQTKHLTYNDFINKELILFSNSDNERSIPSLVDGLKPGQRKVLFTCMKRNDKREVKVAQLAGSVAEMSAYHHGEQALMMTIVNLAQNFVGSNNVNILQPLGQFGTRINGGKDAASPRYIFTLLSPLAKLLFPAVDSNLLKFLYDDNQKVEPEWYIPIIPMVLVNGAEGIGTGWACKIPNYDPREIVNNINRMLSHQDPLPMLPSYKNFKGTIDELGQNQYMVSGEISVLDKNTVEITELPVRTWTQAYKEQVLEPMLTGTEKTPALITDYKEYHTDATVKFVVRMTEDKLMQAEAAGLHKVFKLQSSLTCNSMVLFDHMGCMKKYETVQDILKEFFELRLHYYKLRKDWLVGMLGAESAKLSNQARFVLEKIEGKISIENKSKRDLIRLLVQRGYESDPVAAWNKAQEKLLEEDVADEDDDTSSIDSGSSTGPNFNYILGMPLWCLTKEKVEDLLKQRDAKKGELQDLQRKSSEDLWKEDLAVFIEELDRVEAQEKEDLMSGKSTKMVKGKVGKPKVKKFHLEETLPSPYGRRVVPQITQAMKADASKKMTKKKKGDADIAVKMEFDDDLGVMAEETTGENSIKIESAVKVKAPRVKKEKKEPEIPCTTQQTTNQGTPRAKRAPSVKGTAKKVKKRNPWSEDESKSDSDLEETEPVVIPRDTKSQRSSAGKPKYTFDFSEEEEDPEEEDDDDIRAISPPIRSYKDVSCVTRERDEDDDFPSAKSMPLAESPSPAKKKPEPESIFSTKYSEKSNDSDALKFDSDEEESAPIFSSISSPTAFEKPAPAKKAKKPSDGPPKPKKTPKPKKVETLTWDSDSEVSVPKKPAAPKGKGRGRKRKQSGSEEEDEYSPAKKTGKTPANRTFE